Sequence from the Helianthus annuus cultivar XRQ/B chromosome 13, HanXRQr2.0-SUNRISE, whole genome shotgun sequence genome:
acatattaccgaacgttcacgaacgcagtcgaacgaatgagacctatgttcgtgttcgtgcgctaagctaatcgaacgaaattttttgttcgtgttcgagctaatcgaacgaacataaacaaacttcccgccgaacggtccACGAATTGTTCGCTGAATGTTCGATTCATTTATAGCCCTATGTGTCAGTGGTTAAACCGTTCTTATGGACCATCAATTTTACTAATATATATGATAATGATACATTTTTTATTAACCGAGAAAAGTTGTAAGTAATTCATGAGAAAATAAATACTTTTATCTAACAcgtatataataaaaataaaaattaaatatgcTTACTTTTAAAAAATtactaaaaaaacaaaataaaaagccTAATGGATTATATGTAGACACCACCTAAAGTTTACCATTCCTTACTACGCTCGAGCTTCAATTGTTGACAAACTTTAGAGGGTAAAAATAGCAACATAAGAAACCTAATGGACCATGTGTGTAGAAGTCATCTAAGGTTTACTGTTTCTTCGTATGTTATGAATatgaattaattaattaatactaTTATATAGGATTataaatgattatttaaatataattttaaattttgagtaaattacaaaactcgtcctttatgtatgtatgttattgcAAATCATGtcatttgtcttcaataattacattaGTTATACCTAATGTTTGCAAATCCTAACATGTTATATCATTTACcccaaacccagttaattttctTAGTTACTTGTAGTCATGTAGAGCCCACATGAGGGCATTAATGTCTTTTAACATACCCATTTGGTTCCCCCCATTTAAAAGAGAAAATTACCAAATTAGCCAAGAAAAACTTTAACTTACCAAATTAGCCATTTAATGCCTCCTTGGAGCAGGGCATCACATTTTTCGAGAGTTGTTATGCGTCTGCAGGTCTTAAGGATGCGTGAGGGAATAGTCAAGCGACACATGTGTCAATGATTGGGTCTGAAAAATTCGACTGCTTCGAAGGCGTCTACCAGACGCATCCACTTTAGCTTGCGTCTGGCTTAGTGTGATGCGTCTGGCTGGGTACAAGTTTTTATGCGTCTATCAGAGACACTTCCAAGGCGTCTAGAAGACGCTTCCATTTGTCAGCTTTTGGATGCCCCTCACAGCTGCTTCGTATGCGTCTATGGACGCTTCCATTTGTCAGCTTTTGGATGCCCCTCACAGCTGCTTCGTATGCGTCTAAGGACGCTTCCATTTGTCGGCTTTTGGATGCCCCTCTGCACAGCTGCTTCGTATGCGTTTATGGACGCTTCCTTTGTCAGCTTTTTCATAGCTGCTTCGTATGCGTCTACAGACGCTTCGGTTGTCAGCTTTCGGATGCGTCTTAACACGTTTATTTATGCGTCTATAGACGCCTCTACTTATGTGGCTGAGACGCAACACGTGTCAAACGGAAGACCTGTTTAGACGCATGTAATGCGTCGGTTATCAGAAAAGTACACCTTTGACTCTTTAGTACTGACAGACGCATTGGAGGAGTCTCGAGACGCTTTAGACAAAAAAAATTAGttttcgtttttatttatttgatGTATTACACGTTTCTATTTTTAGATTAGATTCTAGGTACCAGTACCATTACtctaaacattttacaaaatttcatctccaaatttttacaaaaaatatCTATCTtgatattttttttctctattgATATGGCAGTCAGATTTGTTGTTTACTGTGGTGGCAAGTGGGAAGTCGTTGATGGGAGGCTTGAGTACGTGGTCCAACCAGATTCTGTTAGACGTGGTTTTGAAACTTCTACTACAATTTCTTATAACACATTTTTAAAAAATCTTAGTGAGTCAACAGGTCTTCAAAACATCACACGTGTATCTTACAAAATGTCAAGTTTTAGCGATCCCATTGATATAATTGATGATTCCAATCTTACCTTTTTTTTTCAATATTGTGGAAAGAAACCCTCATGAGTTATTTAAATTATATGTGGTGCAAGAACTTGGTGTTGGTTCATCTGCGGGTTCTTCCAATTATTTTAAATGTCCCGTTCTTAACGTAAATGTTTTTCCTGAAGATGAATGTAACGCATCATATAAATCTGGAGTTACTGATAATGTTAATTGTCCTCTTGAAAATAAAAGCAAGTTTTACATAGGTTATATTTTCCATAACAAGCAGGAAATGAAAATAGAATTAGGAAAAATGTGTCTTTCCAAAAGTTTTTCGTATAAAGTAGACAGATCTACCAAAACTCGTTACGAAGTATCTTGTATTGATGAGAATTGCCAGTGGAATTTCAAGGCAGCGAGTCGGGAATCTTGTGATGTTTTTTACGTTAAACATTTTAACAACAAACATACATGTTCTAAAACGCAAACATATCCACATATGCGACAAGCAAACCCAATGGTGGTGGGTAGCTTATTAAAAGAACAATTCAAAGATTGTGGACGGATATACCGTTCGACCGAAACTGTAAAGGATTTTAGGATTAAAGAAAAAGTCAATTTATCATACATGCAAGCATCGCGTGGGAAATGTAACGCATTAGAACTTTTGCAAGGTAGTTCGTCAAGTTCTTTTGCCGAACTTCCCGTCTATTGTTATAACTTGGAGAAGGCTAATCCAGGAACAGTGACACACATACACACTGATTCTGAAAGTCGTTTTGAAATGTTATTTGTGGCCATAGGTACGGTGGTAAGTCAAAGACTATATTAAATGTTACagtaaaatataaataaataaatcaataaataaattTTTCCACAAAAATCTAACATTATCGTATTGCTTTCAGATTCGGAGCTTTGTCCGAAATTTAAGACCGCTTATCCTCATAGATGCGGCCCACTTGAAGGGTGAATTTAAAGGAACAATGTTTTTGGCTGTTGGCATGGACGGAAACAATCAGATTTTGCCTATTGGTTATGGCATTGGTAAATCTGAAGACGGTGAGTCGTGGACGTGGTTCCTTTCAAAACTAAAAGAATGCATCGGCGAGCATCCAGATTTGGCAATCATTTCTGACCGGGCAGCTTCTATACAATTAGCCGTACGGGTTGTGTTTCCAAGAAGCTTTCACGGGTTATGTTGTCGTCATTTGATGGTCAACCTTCGTTTACCGTAAAAAAAGGAATATGAGAGTCTTTGGTGGAAGACTTGCAAATCTTACCGGATATCCGATTTTCAAGAATCATTCGACGCGCTATGTGCCGCTGTTCCAAGATTACGGAACATTCTTATAGAAATTGGGTTTGACAAATGGTCAAGAGCACATTGTCCAGCCAGAAGATATCATTACATGACATCTAATAGCGCTGAATCTATGAATGCTTTATCAAAACATGCCCGAAAAATTCCAATAACCCAACTGATAGAATTTTTCAGACAGTCTGTCCAAAAATGATTCTATGATCGCCGGAATGAGGGAATTCAAGGGGAACACTTGCTTACAACGTGGgctcaaaaaaaaaattcaaggcAAAGTTGAAGGTTCTCATTCGTGGGTGGTTGCTGGAATTGCTCAGGACAGTTTTGACGTTGATGACGGTGGAAAGAGAGGCTTAGTTGACTTCTCTAATGGAACATGCAGTTGTCGGGTTTGGCAAGTATCTGGGTTACCTTGCGGGCACGTTATTGCGGTATCTAGATTTTTAGGTGAACCAGATTGTGCTCATTATGCGATGTCATGTTACACTAATGAAGTTTATAAATCCACATATGAGGAGCATATAAATCCAGTCCCTGATAAATCAGAGTGGGAAGTACCCGATGGACTGGTGAATCTGCAACCACCGCTTATTACAAAACGACAAGCCGGACGTCCGAAAGAAAACAAACGAATCCTATCGCTAGGAGAGGACCCCACTCTCATATACTGCGGTAAGTGCAAAACGTACGGGCATTCTCGTGCGAGCTGTTTAGCACCGCCCAAAACAAAAACTTCTTCTCGCCGCGTCTCTAAGCCACAACCCACACCCGTCCAAGTTGAAGCCGGAGAATTTCAGGATTATGTACTTCAAAATACATACCCCTCGTACAATTTGAGTAATGATTAAATAAGTTTTTGTATAAATTTATGCCAAATGTATATCCTATTTAAGATATATTACAAtccttattttatttatattaattttcTGTTTTAACTATTATGTTCTCAAAAAAAgtcttttataatttaaaaaatagaACATAATTTCACTAAATaaacaattaacaaaaatttCGATTCAATTAATTTATTTCacaataattaaattaaattatttattagtcattatttattaattaaattaacaaAAATTTCGATTCAATTAACTAAATAAACAATAATTTCACTAGGCATTAtttattaattagattattaatGGGGTGTGAAACGTGCAGAATAGAGTTGATCTACCATAAATCTTCTATATCTCATACAGGCATATTGCATGTTTCGTTCCTGCCAGTTTGGAAGTACACTGTTTTGCACAAGATTTTGCAGTAACATAGACAATATCACACCCGAATTCTGACCAACCCGATGTTCGGATGTAGGCCAGACAACATCCCCGGTGTACTCCAACGCATCAGCCTCACTTAGTCCAGCATTTTCCCAATATTGTATACGACCGAGGAACCATAAGAAGAGACTTACGAATTCTACTAGAGTGTGGTGTATCCTTCTGTGAACGCAGAATCATTCCCCGCAATTAAGTGCATCACATTTATTGGTAAAATAAACGGTAATATTTAGTGAGTGCATATCTATCTTTAAGATTATCCAGCCTTCTTTGTCTTGCGATACTGGTATGTAAACCTGAAAAAGAGATACGGTAAATATTTAGTGAGTGCATATCTATGTTGCTCATTCTtacaatgtaattttttttaccgTATCCACTTCCCAAAAGGCAGGGTATAGTTCTACATCTCCAGTAGCGTATCCGTAAGCATCTTGATCCTGTTCCGCCAGAAGGTTTATAAAATTTGGGGGTAGAATGGTCCAACGAACAGTATCTGATGAAGATGTCCCTCGACGATTTTCTGTTTCTCTGTCTTGTATTAGCTTGTTACACCATACACGGACAtgctataattttttttaaatgttcatATTTAgaaattataaataatataaataataaaactatGTAAAATAATCTAATTACCGTTTCTTGCATAAATCCATCTCCACAATACCCTAGTACTCCACCCCACCACTCTCTGTCTAATGGCGTTTGCCCCATATAAGTTGAATAGCAAAATTGGCTATCACCGTCGTAGTAGAAGCCAAGAACATTTTGTGACCAATAAACAGATTGGTCATCCCGATTAAGCCAAACAGTGTTCTCTACACAATCTGGAATGCTTGATTGACGACTTCCTTTTGACGACATTATTGTGCAAATTTGTTATGGTATGAAGAAATTCCCACCAATAGTCCATATTTATAGACCAATAATAACTTCCACCTACCTCCT
This genomic interval carries:
- the LOC110902173 gene encoding uncharacterized protein LOC110902173; the protein is MREFKGNTCLQRGLKKKIQGKVEGSHSWVVAGIAQDSFDVDDGGKRGLVDFSNGTCSCRVWQVSGLPCGHVIAVSRFLGEPDCAHYAMSCYTNEVYKSTYEEHINPVPDKSEWEVPDGLVNLQPPLITKRQAGRPKENKRILSLGEDPTLIYCGILHVSFLPVWKYTVLHKILQ
- the LOC110902175 gene encoding protein FAR1-RELATED SEQUENCE 6-like, translating into MVVGSLLKEQFKDCGRIYRSTETVKDFRIKEKVNLSYMQASRGKCNALELLQGSSSSSFAELPVYCYNLEKANPGTVTHIHTDSESRFEMLFVAIGTVIRSFVRNLRPLILIDAAHLKGEFKGTMFLAVGMDGNNQILPIGYGIGKSEDGESWTWFLSKLKECIGEHPDLAIISDRAASIQLAVRVVFPRSFHGLCCRHLMVNLRLP